One window of the Acidobacteriota bacterium genome contains the following:
- a CDS encoding tetratricopeptide repeat protein, which translates to MEIERWAEIEHLYHAALELHDSERAAFLAKACLGDEPLRREVESLLASDAQAGSFIESPAIEVAARSLAAEGLLPDLSTAALKIGTAVSHYSLITKIGRGGMGVVYRARDTKLGRDAALKFLPEEFVKDPQKLERFRREAWAASALSHPNICTIYEIGEHEGHLFIAMELVEGKTLAEKLKGGPLAIEEVVANSRQIAEALDEAHEHNIVHRDLKPANVMVTPKGRVKILDFGLAKLVRETETDAQTEESLLLTHAGAVMGTVPYMAPEQLSGEPVDARTDLYALGELMYEMATGQRPFLEPQTSRLISAILTRLPRRPSELNPQVSEELEAIIVKAMEKDPAKRYQSARELMAGLGPQESALWLPLSASKKIEASAAPPLQKGKAVFIGGLALAVLSLLVIFLVPAIRRHILSPPSAIGGLPVQKELAVFPFSVIGGDTGDSAFSRGLAETLAAKLTQISSGRSLRVVPVQDLSARNVQTARDAQKVFGVNLVLTGSLERAGDRFRISYALVDPKSDRQIRADTLTVSAFDPFGIEDQVVEGTAGMLGLIVRAAERQQVESHGTQMAGAFQDYLKGLGYLQNYEMTENIDHAIDSFQSALKVDSNYTLAYAALGQAYWRKFDTTQDTGWVNKAQNSCSHAMTLNSELPATHLCLGIMESGTGYYTKATEEFHKVIKIEPTNAFAYEGLANAQYNLKRTTEAEATYQQAIAVRPHYWAPYNWLGVLYLRTGEMQKAAEMFKKVTQLAPGNHQAFYNLCGADYFLGKWDEAEDMCKKSIALRPSGIAYSNIGTVTFSKGHFEESAGYFEEAVKLDPNDSEMWGNLADAYRWSPGGRARAISAYSKASALAREMLRVNPRSYKLLGDVAIYEAKSSNIKQAMDDLAQALSLAPKDVQLMYNASIVFHLAGQKAKAFDYLRRSLAGGYPVESILTDPEWAALRSDPAFQQAIGPAKK; encoded by the coding sequence ATGGAGATTGAACGGTGGGCAGAGATTGAGCACCTTTACCACGCGGCGCTGGAGCTTCATGACAGTGAGCGCGCGGCCTTCCTGGCGAAAGCCTGTTTAGGGGACGAACCACTGCGGCGTGAAGTGGAATCGCTGCTTGCAAGCGACGCCCAGGCCGGGAGCTTCATCGAATCGCCTGCAATTGAAGTGGCAGCGCGGTCACTCGCGGCGGAAGGCCTGTTGCCAGACTTGTCAACGGCGGCCCTCAAAATCGGAACGGCGGTCTCACACTATAGCCTGATCACAAAGATTGGCCGCGGCGGCATGGGGGTCGTGTATCGTGCCCGCGATACAAAGCTTGGCCGCGACGCCGCATTGAAGTTTCTGCCGGAAGAGTTTGTGAAAGACCCACAAAAACTAGAGCGCTTCCGGCGCGAGGCATGGGCTGCTTCTGCTCTTAGCCATCCTAACATCTGCACCATTTATGAAATTGGCGAGCATGAGGGGCATCTCTTCATCGCTATGGAGCTGGTCGAGGGGAAAACGCTTGCCGAGAAGCTGAAGGGTGGTCCTCTGGCCATTGAAGAAGTTGTGGCAAACTCGCGCCAGATCGCTGAAGCCCTTGATGAAGCTCACGAGCACAATATCGTCCACCGCGACCTGAAGCCGGCAAACGTTATGGTTACGCCGAAAGGCCGCGTCAAGATATTGGATTTTGGACTTGCAAAACTGGTGCGGGAAACTGAGACGGACGCTCAAACCGAGGAAAGCCTGTTGCTGACCCATGCGGGCGCTGTTATGGGAACTGTCCCTTACATGGCTCCCGAGCAGTTGAGCGGCGAACCTGTCGATGCACGCACTGATCTCTACGCGCTTGGGGAATTGATGTATGAAATGGCGACGGGCCAGCGGCCATTTCTCGAGCCGCAGACAAGCCGCTTGATTTCCGCGATCTTGACCCGGCTGCCCCGCCGTCCGTCCGAACTGAACCCTCAAGTCTCGGAAGAGCTCGAAGCTATCATCGTCAAAGCAATGGAAAAGGACCCGGCGAAACGGTATCAGTCTGCCAGGGAACTGATGGCCGGCCTTGGGCCGCAGGAAAGCGCTTTGTGGCTTCCTCTATCGGCTTCGAAGAAAATTGAGGCGAGCGCGGCGCCACCTCTGCAGAAAGGGAAGGCAGTCTTCATCGGAGGACTCGCCCTGGCCGTTCTGTCGCTTCTTGTCATCTTTCTGGTTCCTGCTATTCGGCGGCACATCCTAAGCCCGCCATCGGCCATCGGGGGCCTTCCGGTACAGAAAGAACTGGCCGTTTTCCCTTTCTCCGTGATTGGCGGAGACACAGGTGATAGCGCCTTCAGCCGCGGCCTCGCCGAGACGCTGGCGGCAAAGCTCACCCAGATTTCTTCCGGCCGTTCGCTTCGTGTGGTTCCCGTGCAGGATTTGTCAGCACGGAATGTCCAGACAGCCAGGGATGCGCAGAAGGTGTTTGGAGTGAACCTGGTGCTTACGGGAAGCCTCGAACGGGCGGGCGATCGATTTCGAATCTCTTATGCTCTTGTTGATCCGAAGTCGGACCGCCAGATCAGGGCTGATACGCTGACCGTCTCGGCCTTCGACCCATTTGGCATCGAAGACCAGGTGGTGGAGGGTACGGCCGGGATGCTTGGGCTGATTGTCCGGGCCGCCGAGCGCCAGCAAGTTGAATCACACGGCACCCAGATGGCGGGTGCGTTTCAGGACTATCTCAAGGGACTTGGTTATCTCCAGAACTATGAAATGACTGAAAACATCGACCATGCCATTGATTCGTTCCAGTCTGCGCTCAAGGTGGACTCCAATTACACGCTTGCTTACGCTGCGCTGGGGCAGGCCTACTGGCGGAAGTTCGACACGACTCAGGACACGGGTTGGGTAAACAAGGCACAGAATTCCTGCAGCCATGCGATGACCCTGAACTCGGAGCTTCCGGCTACTCACCTTTGCCTTGGGATCATGGAAAGTGGCACCGGCTATTACACAAAGGCCACCGAGGAGTTCCATAAAGTTATCAAGATTGAACCGACCAATGCGTTTGCTTACGAAGGGCTGGCCAATGCCCAGTACAACCTGAAGAGGACCACTGAAGCTGAAGCTACTTACCAGCAGGCTATCGCCGTCCGGCCACATTACTGGGCTCCATATAACTGGCTGGGAGTCCTCTATCTTCGCACCGGTGAAATGCAGAAGGCCGCGGAGATGTTCAAGAAGGTCACTCAGCTAGCTCCTGGGAACCATCAGGCGTTTTACAATCTGTGCGGGGCGGACTACTTCCTTGGAAAATGGGACGAGGCGGAGGATATGTGCAAGAAATCCATCGCCCTGCGGCCCAGTGGGATAGCATATTCGAATATCGGCACAGTAACGTTTTCCAAGGGCCATTTCGAAGAGTCGGCTGGATATTTTGAGGAGGCCGTCAAACTCGACCCGAATGACTCGGAAATGTGGGGCAACCTGGCAGACGCCTACAGGTGGTCGCCCGGCGGGAGAGCCAGGGCCATTTCTGCATATTCAAAAGCATCCGCATTGGCGCGTGAAATGCTGCGCGTGAACCCCCGGTCTTACAAGTTGCTTGGGGACGTGGCCATCTATGAGGCGAAAAGTTCCAACATCAAACAGGCTATGGATGACCTTGCACAGGCCTTATCGCTCGCCCCTAAGGATGTCCAGCTCATGTACAACGCCTCAATTGTATTTCACTTGGCCGGCCAAAAGGCAAAGGCTTTCGACTATCTCCGGCGCTCCCTCGCTGGCGGCTACCCCGTTGAGTCAATCCTTACTGATCCTGAGTGGGCGGCTTTGAGAAGCGATCCGGCGTTTCAACAGGCCATCGGTCCCGCGAAAAAGTAA
- a CDS encoding TonB-dependent receptor: MRAIRVIVFSALACLVAGPAYATIFGNVRGIVHDPQHRPIPNAEVVLRAGGSAWSQTARSNSDGEFEFSAVPAGEYSLSVNAQGFQPAEQSVTVSSGAAPIFHFALEIAMAKQSVSVSAAPETVNSQAASTQTTLDREHIDRTPGAGRTNSLAMITDYVPGAYMVHDQLHVRGGHQVSWEVDGVPVPNTNIASNVGPQFDPKDADYVEMKTGGYSSEYGDRTYGVFNVIPRTGFEYNNQGELVASYGSFNQTNDQFSFGNHTDRLAWFGSLTGNRSDLGLMTPVPQAIHDMNSGLGGFGTLIFNVTPQDQLRLVASARGDHYQIPNTPEQQNAGIRDLDLERDAFVNFSWVHTFGPGMLLTISPFYHFNRANFVSGPNDIPFILDNNRRSNYLGGQATLGVVKGKHNAQFGLEGFDQGDDTFFGLSSAEVAGQPPIQQRYKPSGNMEAAFFQDQFQLTSWLSLSAGVRLTHYAGLLQENGIDPRVGAAIRVPRLGWVLRGFYGRYLQPPPLDTFSGPLEQFALEQGVAFLPLHAERDEQYQAGVTIPLRDWMLDADIFRTRARNFFDHDEIGSSNIFLPLTIQGARIQGWESTLRSPEVLHHARIHVAWSHQFVQGFGVVTGGLTNFEPPQDGFFFLDHDQRNTLSTVVTGTLPGRAWATTAIAYGSGFLDGNGPAHLPAHTTIGLSLGKSFGEDWSLAVHALNIGDHRYQLDNSNTFGGTHYAYPREVYVEMRYRFHF; the protein is encoded by the coding sequence ATGCGGGCTATCCGAGTCATTGTTTTTTCCGCGCTGGCCTGTCTTGTCGCCGGCCCGGCGTATGCAACTATTTTTGGTAACGTGCGCGGCATCGTTCACGACCCGCAGCATCGCCCCATTCCAAATGCTGAGGTCGTGCTCCGGGCTGGTGGTTCAGCATGGTCGCAGACCGCTCGTTCGAACTCCGATGGAGAATTCGAGTTCAGTGCGGTGCCGGCGGGTGAATACAGTCTTTCAGTGAATGCGCAGGGATTTCAGCCTGCGGAGCAATCCGTTACCGTGAGTTCGGGCGCCGCTCCCATTTTCCATTTTGCGCTGGAGATTGCGATGGCAAAGCAGAGCGTCAGCGTGTCTGCAGCGCCCGAAACCGTCAACAGCCAGGCGGCATCCACGCAGACCACACTTGATCGCGAGCATATTGACAGGACGCCGGGAGCAGGCCGCACCAACAGCCTGGCGATGATCACGGACTATGTTCCCGGAGCTTATATGGTCCACGACCAGCTCCATGTGCGCGGCGGGCATCAGGTGAGCTGGGAGGTGGACGGGGTCCCGGTTCCCAACACGAATATCGCCAGCAACGTAGGTCCCCAGTTCGACCCGAAAGACGCTGACTACGTTGAAATGAAGACGGGCGGATACTCCTCTGAATACGGCGACCGCACTTACGGTGTATTCAATGTGATTCCGCGTACCGGATTCGAGTACAACAACCAAGGTGAACTGGTGGCAAGCTACGGCAGCTTTAACCAGACGAACGACCAATTCAGTTTTGGCAATCACACCGACCGGCTGGCCTGGTTCGGGAGCCTGACGGGCAACCGCTCTGACCTCGGGCTGATGACTCCCGTCCCGCAGGCGATCCACGACATGAACAGCGGCCTGGGAGGGTTCGGAACCCTGATTTTCAATGTCACGCCTCAGGACCAGTTGCGGCTGGTGGCTTCTGCGCGCGGGGACCATTACCAGATTCCCAATACGCCTGAACAGCAGAACGCGGGAATCCGTGATCTTGACCTGGAGCGCGACGCGTTCGTCAACTTCTCCTGGGTGCACACTTTTGGGCCTGGAATGTTGCTGACCATCTCTCCTTTTTATCATTTCAACCGGGCGAATTTTGTGAGTGGTCCCAATGACATTCCGTTTATCCTGGACAACAATCGCAGATCGAACTACCTGGGCGGCCAGGCGACGCTGGGAGTTGTGAAGGGAAAACACAACGCGCAGTTCGGGCTTGAAGGCTTTGACCAGGGTGATGACACCTTCTTCGGGCTCAGCTCCGCCGAGGTAGCCGGGCAGCCGCCCATCCAGCAGCGCTACAAGCCTTCGGGAAACATGGAAGCTGCATTCTTCCAGGACCAGTTTCAACTCACATCCTGGTTGTCGCTCAGCGCAGGCGTACGGCTCACGCATTATGCCGGGCTGCTCCAGGAAAATGGGATCGATCCGCGCGTAGGGGCTGCCATCCGCGTGCCTCGGCTTGGCTGGGTCCTGCGAGGCTTTTACGGGCGGTATCTCCAGCCCCCGCCGCTCGATACGTTTTCCGGGCCGCTCGAACAGTTCGCGCTGGAACAGGGCGTTGCCTTTCTTCCTCTGCACGCCGAGCGCGATGAGCAGTACCAGGCCGGAGTCACCATCCCGCTCCGCGACTGGATGCTTGACGCCGACATCTTCCGCACTCGCGCCCGCAACTTTTTTGACCACGATGAGATTGGCAGCTCCAACATCTTCCTGCCGCTCACCATTCAGGGCGCGCGAATTCAGGGCTGGGAATCCACGCTGCGGTCGCCCGAGGTCCTGCACCATGCAAGGATTCACGTGGCCTGGTCGCACCAGTTTGTGCAGGGTTTTGGCGTCGTTACCGGGGGCCTCACCAATTTCGAGCCGCCCCAAGACGGTTTTTTCTTCCTTGATCACGATCAACGCAACACTCTGAGTACAGTAGTGACCGGCACGCTGCCGGGACGGGCCTGGGCCACCACCGCGATAGCCTATGGATCTGGTTTCCTGGATGGTAATGGCCCCGCGCACCTGCCGGCGCATACCACCATCGGGCTCTCCCTTGGCAAGTCGTTTGGAGAAGACTGGTCGCTGGCCGTGCACGCCCTCAACATAGGCGACCATCGTTATCAGCTCGACAACAGCAACACCTTCGGCGGGACGCACTATGCCTACCCGCGCGAGGTCTATGTGGAAATGCGCTATCGATTTCATTTCTAA
- a CDS encoding sigma-70 family RNA polymerase sigma factor, which translates to MQQEAPTNEVTLLLRAWGDGDAEALERLAPLVYQELHRIARGYMGRERPDHTLQTTALINEAYVRLVDVRRVNWQDRAHFFAVCARAMRRILVDHARSRGYQKRGGGNLRVQFEEASGIAWSPDPDLLQLDEALNRLSALDPRKGSVIEMRFFGGLSVEETAEALKISPETVMRDWKLARAWLYRELSADPGNGD; encoded by the coding sequence ATGCAGCAGGAAGCTCCAACTAACGAGGTGACGCTCTTGCTCCGGGCCTGGGGTGACGGCGACGCCGAAGCCTTGGAACGCCTGGCGCCGCTCGTTTACCAGGAACTGCACCGCATCGCGCGCGGCTATATGGGGCGTGAGCGGCCTGACCATACGCTGCAAACCACTGCCCTGATTAACGAAGCCTATGTTCGTCTGGTTGACGTGCGGCGGGTGAATTGGCAGGACCGTGCTCATTTTTTTGCCGTTTGCGCCCGGGCAATGCGCCGCATTCTGGTTGACCACGCGCGTTCACGAGGCTACCAGAAACGCGGCGGCGGAAACCTCCGTGTCCAGTTTGAAGAAGCTTCCGGAATCGCCTGGTCCCCTGATCCGGACCTTCTGCAGCTTGATGAGGCACTTAACCGGCTGTCGGCGCTCGACCCAAGAAAAGGCAGCGTGATTGAAATGCGCTTTTTTGGGGGGCTCAGTGTGGAGGAAACTGCTGAGGCGCTCAAGATATCTCCAGAAACGGTAATGCGAGATTGGAAGCTGGCCAGGGCGTGGCTGTACCGGGAACTGAGCGCGGATCCAGGCAATGGAGATTGA